In the genome of Mytilus edulis chromosome 14, xbMytEdul2.2, whole genome shotgun sequence, the window GTATTACTAATATCTTGGTCGACCATTTTGAATAAGATAATGTTTTTACCTTATATAGGTtaacataaatatcaaaatgacatGTGTGCATTGTAATATgatattcatagataataaatTTTTATTGTGTACACAGTGATTTAAATTTATGAACAACAGATCTCTAcacaatattcaaaatattagTTTAAATGCTCTATTTATATTGATAGAAAAAGAAAGGATATGGGGTAATCTATCCATGACAAAAATAGAGTTAATTTTTGTAAGACCAGCTTCtgacgtgttgttttcaattttttacatcactgggtcgaatCCCGAaccgatacctctgctggtggactatcagtccccgagggtatcatcagctcagtagtcagtactttggcactgacatgatttaacaaactttattcAATTTGCCCGTttagaaatttttaaattatgaattaACTAAGGGTTctactccctcaggcaaagttggctttagacgaatttggctatttattttaggtatttttggcacATAGCTCTTCAACAGTTTCGTTACTtttacatcttcggatttcaaatgtttggctttgagctttactgatgaaggtaaatccagaaaagcgcttcggacgcaagaaattattaaacgtgtggTTTTCAATACTTTACATCACTGGGTCAATACATCTGCTGGTGGATTATCAGTCCCAGAAGGtttcaccagctcagtagtcagtataaTGGTACTGCcataacaaactttactaaatttGCCCgttgataaatttttaaattatcaagaaactaaggtttcaactccttcaggcaaagttggctttagatgaatttggctatttattttaggtatttttgacatatagctcttcaacggtttcggtactatacattttcggatttcaaatgtttggctttgggcgttcctgataaaggtaaatccaggaaagcgcttcggacgcaagaaattatcaaacgtgttgttttcaattttttatatgtaagAAGTGACAAAAAAGACTAGGTTTATAATACATAAGACAAACAATTAAAGGAGTAgctaagggccgattttggcctcaaatttcaggttcatcgaatgaaagattttggacactttttaaaacacttaagtgtctatctTAAtggattcaattagttaatgtaaaagattttaactgatttagacattaaaaacgctccgattcaagcttataAATGacaaatctctcaaatatgccaaaaatgtcacttttcagatgtttttttgtcaaaaatgaaagtggccgcatccgtgttcatcctcaacctttatttatgttatgtactatcatcaaatacaacttacatttcaatattatgaatgaacacgcaTGTggccatttttattttagacggtaaccttctaaaatttaactgaaatgctcaaattgtgaagatttcagtaattaagcatgacttaataatgctagtacccgatatatgtgcattgtatcgtcaaaaacagcccatatttatgtagcagaagcattctactttccaggaAATAGCTAAaaaattacatacttttgtaaaactgctttattttggggccaaaaaggggtcttaccgaacctactccttttgttAGCAGTTATTTACCTCTTTGCCATAATTTCCCAGAATATACAGGTAATAATTTCACAATTTATATACTGTAGATCattcttcaataaaaaaaaagtttgacatTGACGTCCTGCATTTGTGTACCTCAActattgtattttaatttatattgtatgtttctctgtaaacttgtatctatattttagagaataaagtatctatcaTTAGTTTTACATTATCAATCTAAAAGCAGAAGTAAAATCTATTAAAATGTATATACCTCAATCAGAAAGCAACATCAGCTGTATGAATGGCAAAGTATACCTCCAATTGTCCTCACAATTTATTAAAATCTCTGTCGACCATTTTGCATAAGATAATGATTTTACCTGATATATGTTAgctcaaatatcaaaattgtaTTTGTGAATTGTAATATGATATCCATTGATAATGAATTGTTTTAGGTACAAAGAGATTTAAATTTATCTACATCTACAAAAGTCTACATTTGTGTAACTGTcaacaaatattttgttgaatGCAGTATCTATATTGAATTCATTTCGTCAAACAAGCTCTTGACTTGGAATACAAAGGCATAAAATAGTGGGCTTAACTATCCCCGGGAGCGCAGAGTCCTATCTTACtgcccttaacctgggacagtggtatactAGCAAAACATAATAAGAGcaaaaaataaatgcaacagtagtataccgctgttccaaattcataaatcgatttagcaaaaaacaaacaaataaaaacatctcATCACAGTCTCTTGAGGCTGCATTTGGAGAGAAATCTAAAGCTTGGTCGATACATATCTTGTTTTGGTGCGTTAGATTACAGTAACTTGTGTTTACCCCAATACCACCTTGTATTCAAAAATAATGTACATCTCCATCTACTAATTTGTTTGTGTATATCTGTAGAGGACAAATGTGGTCAGTTTAACCCTTGTTCGTCTGTACGTCCGTGCATGTGTACGACCCAGAATTGGTTTCCGTCTTtagtttgccacaaccaaatgttatgaaacttacaccCAATGCTGATAAACAGAACACACagatcaattttgaatttaaagcGTCACTTGTACCGTTCTATATTTATACccatttacaaatggaaaaattgctaattGTTTCGTTCTATTTTCTTCCTTTAGTTTACCTCAacaaaaatgttatgaaatttatacacaatacttatttcATAAAATGCAGATCAAGTGTGAATTTTGGGTGCGTtatttttactgttctagagttatgccctttaacaaatggaaaaaaattgtTAGATGTTTCCTTTCCTATTTTTAACGTAAGTTTGCCTCAACTGAATGTTATGAAACgtatatacaatgcttattaccacaaaactcagatgaAATACAAATTTGGGTTGTATAACTtatacagttcttgagttatgtccctttataacattatatgcaagcggggcatcatctgtgtcccatatGGACAAATTCCACATTTAATTTTGAATGCTATATATTTGTTGGTGCCTTTATACGCAGGTTTTCCAAATAAATTCAATCTGAACGTTCTCTGTATTTAGAAAGAATCCATTGATCTGTTGTTATCGTTTCTTAATTTTGCAGAAAATATTTTAGACGCCCCCTATCCGAACCTTTGGACACACTCATCATACATCAACCTACCTTTACTTTTTACAAACGTAAATGTAGGAATTGCTAAATCAAAATCACTCCAAAACACCCTTGATTCATAGATTTTAACTTGATAATTATAGTTGACTTTAACAATATCGCTATTTTTCTAGCGTCCTTTGACTTATACTTCATTTGCTTCAAATTACTTAATTTTCAGTTCTTTTTCTTTGTGTCTGGTTATACAGATACAAAGTGAATGACTATGGGTAAATCTTGTATGTATCTGTCTGCATCTGTATATGAGTACGTTGAGGATACCAATAAACTAAAATGGTGAAgtaaaatctaataaaataaatatacctCAACCAGAAGTACGGATCAGCAGTATGTCTAGGTGAAATTATGTTCCTTTACTTATTACTAATATCTTGGTCGACCATTTTGAATAAGATAATGGTTTTACCTTATGTAGGTTAACATCAATATCAAAATGACATATGTGCATTAGAATATGATATATCCATTGATAATAATCCTTTATTGTGTACACAGTGATTTAAATTTATGAACAACAGATCTCTACACTTgtgtaaatattcaaaatattagtTTAAATGATCTCTATttatattgatagaaaaaaaaacaaagaatatggGGTAATCTATCCATGACTAAATTAGAGTTCATTTTTGTAAGACCAGCTTCTGGCTTGCTTAAAATGTAATGGGTTTAAACATGCTTGTGAGAGTACAACCCTTACtcaaccttggacagtggtgtaaaagcaaacaaaaaaataaaaaacactcATCATAGTGTCTTTAGTCTAAAATTTTAGAGCTTGATCGCtacatattttttcatgtttaaatgTGTTGGTTTGCAGTAACTTGTGCATACCCCCACACCAccttttttatttagaaataaagtaTATCTTCATCTACAAATCTGTGTGTTTATCTGTAGAGGACCAATCTGTGTTCGTGTCGTTGAGCTGCTTTCTTAGTTATATTATTAAACCCAGATACttttaaaactaaggattttcttatcccaggcataaattaccttagccgtatttggcccaactatttggaattttggatcctcaatgctctccaactttgtacttgtttggctttataaatattttgatatgagtgtcactgatgagtcttatgtagacaaaacgcgcgtctggcgtactaaattataatcctggtacttttgataattattagAAACATTTATACAATTTCACAATAGTGTATTGATGAAAATAGAGTGTATTGGACAAACGCCTATTGTTTGGTGTATTCGTGTATACATAAGGGAAGTATACTTTTGAAACCGTGTAACGAAAGGGTATGCTCAGAGCCTCAGATTAATCGCATGTAGTCATTGGTAAAGCAAGTgggcaaatatatatatatataaattaacattAAGTCTGTTTTAAGGCCAAATTGGGACTTTTATTAgaaatggtgttgtcagtttgatttCGATCAATgactttgaatgtccctctgatatcttaaCGCCAGTTGATGGATGCTATAACATCTCTTCCCCTATAGGCCTACATTTATGTCTTCTGCCTGTCGGACATTACCAGAGAAAACAAATAAACTTTTTGACAATCTTACCTATAAAGACCAAACTGCACTAAACAAATAATCAAGATCCATcaataatatctttattaaacATGCAGTGCCGTGAACATCGTGTATAAATCTGATTATATTCAAAAGGCTGACGGTGACGAcgatgcgaggttctaccgacaTATTGACTCTGATCCACAACATCGTGTGGCAGAGAAAAAACTGGTAGTTTTATGTTTGATGAAAAAAGTCTCGAATGTTTGAACCTGAAATTTCAAAACAAGGCAGATTTTGATCTTTAACTTCGTCAATAGGTTGAAGGTCTCACATCAAAGACACAACCGATTGATCACAAAAACAATGCAGGCCTTGAATCCTTTTCTTTCCGACACTACACTAATTTATATGGACGTCCTCTCCTTCTACACGAATATTCCACATGCAGATGGCATTGATACGTGTAAAGAAGATTGGGACTCCCAATCAGGACAATATCCACCTATTTAATGCCTGGTCAAAATGATCAGGCTTGTACCTAAGAACAACACTTTCAACTTTGATTGAGATCAAAATCTACAAATTAATGGAACTGATACGGATAACAAAATGGTTTCATGATATGCCGACATATTTATGGGCAAAGTAGAAAAACAACTCCTTGAATCTTCAATCGTAAAATTGCTTTCCTTTGTTTAGATTTTTAGATGATGTggatatgaaatgaaataaaagtgacAAGGGTTTAGAGACATTCATCACTCATGCCAACAATACTGTCGAGAATACCGCGGGAGTCAAGACGTCGCAATTTACCGTTATGTATCTAGGGTTGACGTCAGTGTGCGACGTCGCCTTAGCAGGGGTTAGAATGAAGTAAACGTCAAACTGTATGGTTGTATTGTTTTCTGTATACGATATTAGAAGTTAGCCTCGacatttatggtgccgtgaccaAAAGGGAAAATGGATACAAAGCTGAAAGCCATTCGTTCCGGACATAAAGGAGCAATTACAAGACTTTGGAAGAATTTTGGAGACATACGAGACACTTCCGAAATAGAAATTGAGGACATCACAGCTATTTTAGATTCCGTGTTACAGAAAAAGGATATTCTTAAAGATCTGAATGATAAAATTGTGGACGCAAGCTCGGATGAAGACGTGGTGGATGAAATTCAACAAACAGATGAGTACATGTTCGATTTAGATTCAAAAATTCGTCAAATTAGAAAACTCATTAATCCCTCCCAGTCGAAAAGTCATAATTTACCCGTCAATACTACCGTTTTTCAAGCTAGTAACGTTACTGCCTCTGATACACCCATGCATACCTTGATTCCACCTCCAGCAAATAGTATACCCGCAAGCGACTCATCTCAATTGAACCCGCACGCCAATTGTTTCACGTCGACATCTCATGTACAATCGAATGCAGCCTCGTTTTATACAAGTAACGAATTGACAACATCATGGGAATGGAAGTATTGCCCTACAAGCGATAACCCAGCTGATCTAGTAACACGAGGGATAACGGCCGAACAATACACAAACAGCAAATTATGGATTAAAGGTCCGCATTGGTTAACAGACAGTTCAACATACCCAAAATCAACATCAATCGATACGTCTTTATcagttttgttaacagaaaatGAAAGTACATGTATTAGCCAATCAAAGGACGATTCAGTTTGTCAATTTGGAATTAActttattattgatattgaacGTTATTCGTCGTACCAGAAACTGTTACGTATCACGTCATATGTACTACGGTTTATAGAAAACTGTAGAATTGAAAAGAGTTTAAGGACACTAGAACATTTAAAACCAAGTGAATTATCCAAATCTGTTGAGTTGTGGATTCGAAATTGTCAGGAAACGGCTTTTGCTACGGAATATAACGCATTGAAGTATAACAGTAAATCACGGAACAGTTTACCGAGAATCAGACAATTAAGATTATTTCTTGACGACAGGAACATCATCAGATGTGGAGGAAGAATCCAGAATGCGCCCTTATCGGATTCCACTAAATTTCCGTATATCTTACCTAACGATCATACAATTTCTAAACTTATTGTATTAAATGCCCATGAAAGAATTTGTCATTCCGGAGTAAATGCCACAATCGTACATCTGAGACAAAGTTTTTGGATACCCGCTATCCGACAGTTTGTTCGAAAAACACTCAGGAAATGTGTTACTTGTAGGAAGGTTGTTGGACAACCATATGCAGCACCGGATCCGCCGCCATTGCCTAAAATTCGACTACAAGAAGCTGACCCTTTTACAGCTACAGGGATAGATTTCACAGGCGCATTACAAGTAAAAGATAACGAAAATGTCATAAAGAAAGTCTACATATGTTTATTCACTTGTGCCTCTACTAGAGCGATACACCTTGAAGTCGTTACAAATTTGTCAGAAGAAACATTTTTACAAGCTTTTCGGCGCTTTTCAAGCAGAAAATCTTTACCAAAAGTAGTTATGACAGACAATGGTTCTACTTTTGTATCCGCGTCAGAAGACATCAAACAACTTTgtaattcaaaaaagttaaaagagaCATTATCAGCACAAGGAATCGACTGGTTTTTCATCCCTAAACGTGCTCCATGGTTTGGTGGATGGTGGGAGCGTCTTATTGGAATGACGAAAACGAATCTGAAAAAAGTACTAGGAAAATCACTTGTAAATTTAGAGACTCTTCAGACAATCGTTACAGAGATAGAATCCGTCTTAAATGATCGACCCTTAACATATGTGTCTTCAGACCCGGAGGATCTTCAACCACTTACGCCAGCTCATCTTCTTTATGGACGTAGGATAAATACATTACCGTACATGGATACTCGTGAAATTGACATGTTTAATGAGacatttatgaacaaaacaaagtTTATCAAACGTGTTCAAAGACAATCATTACTCTTACAACAATTCTGGAACAGATGGAAAACAGAGTATTTGACGTCATTGCGTGAATTCCACAAGAAAACGGGAAACAATTCCACTATAATCAGAATAGGCGATATTGTTCAGATTCATGATGAAAACAGAAGAATAATGTGGAAAACCGGGATTGTGGAAAACCTAACCAAAGGAAATGATGGACTAGTTCGTTCCGCTATTATTCGAACCAAAAATGGAACCACATCACGTCCGATCGTCAAGTTGTATCCCCTTGAACTTTGTACAGACATCGAAACATCAAAGGACGAAGAAGCTCGACAGAAGAAAGAACCAAGTGCGACCACAAGCCGGATATTGCCAAACCGAGAAGCAGCCACAAGAGCCagggaaaatattaaaaaatggacTAAATAATGCGTAACCTATTAACTGTTCAGATTTATTATGGACTTTTACGAATATACTTGATTTAATTGGCTAAGTGCAAAACCAATTATTTGACCATGTGAACAGGTGCGCGAAAAATATAGACACTGTTAATTATCGAAATAGACTCATTGTGAACCGAAAGATAACTAGTTTGGAAGCTAGTGACTGTGCTAaagttttaagtttaagtttGAATTTAATTAAGAGAcagtaattttaattttgtttttcttgattgtaatttaattttgatatttacttTTCGCCGCCCGGAGAATGTCGAGAATACCGCGGGAGTCAAGACGTCGCAATTTACCGTTATGTATCTAGGGTTGACGTCAGTGTGCGACGTCGCCTTAGCAGGGGTTAGAATGAAGTAAACGTCAAACTGTATGGTTGTATTGTTTTCTGTATACGATATTAGAAGTTAGCCTCGACAAATACATGACAAAGTATCAAATTTACTAATGAAACGTTAAACAAATATCCTTCCTCGATACTTCAATCTCCCTAACACATGGCATTATGTCCAAAGTCCTATATTCTAAACCTACTGATAATCACCAATACCTGTCTTCTAAAAGTTGCCATCGTGCTCATTGTACTAAAAGTTCCTGGTCATGAGCATCCCGTACAGTCAGGCACTCTGAGTAGAGCGAATAAGTTCCAACACagaaacaattaaacaaaactacTGAGTCAACTCAAATCCCACTTGAAGAGACGCGGTTATAAACACAGAATGGtcaaaaatgttttcagaaaACGGAAACTATCACAAGGAGTAAACttttcaaataaggcctttgaaaataatAGAGAAATAAAATACTTTTTCATGCTTAGATTGGTGATGTTTaatccgttcaaagttttgatttttctaccatgTATACCATTTTGCCTCACATTCTGATAAAAACAATCCCACAACTAATTAAAGAGGGTAATTAAACCTTGCAACTGAACTGCGAGAATAAAAAGGTCACAAGGCTATGCTACATTAGTATGCTATACTATACAACAACTTATCAACTAaactagaatatattttccagtaCAGCTGTATAAAGTTGtgtgacaatttgttttgaattcaAAAGATGACGTATATATCCTAGCTCCAACctataatttgaaaacaagtaTATGagatgcaaaaaaaataaagtatattctgacattaaaatttaattgacATGTTAAAACAGATGACCACAATCATTCAAATATCAACCTAAGACATTAACTATTGTCCAAATTATCAGTGTCATACTATTAGCCAAGAGTGTCGAACCAATAGGGCTTTAAACTATCATGATGTCGTACCAAACGGGTTTCAGACTAATCGGTGTTGTAATATAGGTGCTACACCAACATTGTATATGagcattgaaaaattaaaaaaaaagactaggTTTATAATACATAACACAAACAATTAAATTTTGTTAGCAGTTATTTACCCCTTTGGCATAATTTTCCAGAATATACAGATAATAATTTCACAATGTATATACTGTAGATCattcttcaataaaaaaaaagtttgacatTAACGTCCTGTATTTTTTTACCTCAactattgttttttaatttaaattgtatgtttctctgtaaaaagtaaaatcacagaaatactgaactcagaggaaaatcaaatcggaaagtcccttatcacatggcaaaatcaaattacaaatcacatcaaaaacgaatggacaagtaCAAgtactgtcattttcctgacttggtacaggcatgtaaACTTTTATCTAGATTTTAGTGAATAAAGTATCTATCATTAGTTTTACATTATCAATCTAAAAGAAGGagtcaaatcttttaaaatgtatatacctTAAACAGAAAGCTACATCAGCTGTATGAATGGCAAAGTCTACCTCCAATTTTCCTCACGTTTTAATAAAATCTGTGTCGACCATTTTGCATAAGATAATGATTTTACCTGATATATGTTAGCACAAATCTCTAAATTGTATTTGTGAATTGTAATATGATATCCattgataataaattgttttacGTACAAGGGGATTTAAATTTATCTACATCTACAAAAGTCTACATTTGTATGACtatcaaaacatattttgttgaatGCAATATCTATATGGAGTTCATTTCGTTAAACAAGCTCTTAACTTGGAAAACGAATGCATAATTGGTGGGTTCAATATCCTAGGGAGAGCACAATCCTGCATTAATgtccttaacctgggacagtggtgtaatagcaaaaaaaataataaaaacaaataaaatgatctCATCACAGTCTCTTGAGGTTTCAATTGGGGGCTTTAAAGCTTGGTCGCTACATACCTTGTTTTTGGtgtgttataaaaaaagaagatgtggtatgattgccaatgagacaactt includes:
- the LOC139504207 gene encoding uncharacterized protein, with the translated sequence MDTKLKAIRSGHKGAITRLWKNFGDIRDTSEIEIEDITAILDSVLQKKDILKDLNDKIVDASSDEDVVDEIQQTDEYMFDLDSKIRQIRKLINPSQSKSHNLPVNTTVFQASNVTASDTPMHTLIPPPANSIPASDSSQLNPHANCFTSTSHVQSNAASFYTSNELTTSWEWKYCPTSDNPADLVTRGITAEQYTNSKLWIKGPHWLTDSSTYPKSTSIDTSLSVLLTENESTCISQSKDDSVCQFGINFIIDIERYSSYQKLLRITSYVLRFIENCRIEKSLRTLEHLKPSELSKSVELWIRNCQETAFATEYNALKYNSKSRNSLPRIRQLRLFLDDRNIIRCGGRIQNAPLSDSTKFPYILPNDHTISKLIVLNAHERICHSGVNATIVHLRQSFWIPAIRQFVRKTLRKCVTCRKVVGQPYAAPDPPPLPKIRLQEADPFTATGIDFTGALQVKDNENVIKKVYICLFTCASTRAIHLEVVTNLSEETFLQAFRRFSSRKSLPKVVMTDNGSTFVSASEDIKQLCNSKKLKETLSAQGIDWFFIPKRAPWFGGWWERLIGMTKTNLKKVLGKSLVNLETLQTIVTEIESVLNDRPLTYVSSDPEDLQPLTPAHLLYGRRINTLPYMDTREIDMFNETFMNKTKFIKRVQRQSLLLQQFWNRWKTEYLTSLREFHKKTGNNSTIIRIGDIVQIHDENRRIMWKTGIVENLTKGNDGLVRSAIIRTKNGTTSRPIVKLYPLELCTDIETSKDEEARQKKEPSATTSRILPNREAATRARENIKKWTK